One Triticum dicoccoides isolate Atlit2015 ecotype Zavitan chromosome 5B, WEW_v2.0, whole genome shotgun sequence genomic window carries:
- the LOC119312269 gene encoding uncharacterized protein LOC119312269 → MPFLMGFVTTGILRLKDEDRYIVADINVYRGKNGMCAQLCVFRSGAKQWELSPEMPAPQPQDQSNGGQFPNLWSTDNLLAFAGRFLCCIDYMSGVLLCDFAIQDLSPVLRFVPFPGRNDFSDEERVERRFPDRFRSVSISQGMLCFVHIDNDFHGPPPARKSRGQQKRPTQEITVWTLDSNKFEWKLHHVINLDSLWAQPGYLDLHIDQRLPEFPTISLDDPNVLCCLLTEEEFDGDGWNIMVGNNAHLLSCVSLGAEHRHNHLPDTSPLPTVFCKYLERPTGGLVSNARIFTIWALRVHAERYHIREDVTYFSSILVCLANSLC, encoded by the exons ATGCCGTTCCTGATGGGTTTCGTCACCACAGGCATCCTGCGGCTCAAAGATGAGGATCGCTACATCGTTGCCGATATCAATGTCTACCGCGGAAAAAATGGTATGTGTGCCCAACTCTGCGTCTTCCGCTCTGGGGCTAAACAGTGGGAACTCAGCCCCGAGATGCCTGCCCCTCAGCCGCAGGACCAGAGCAATGGCGGCCAGTTCCCCAACCTCTGGTCAACCGACAATCTGCTTGCTTTTGCCGGCCGTTTCCTGTGCTGTATTGACTACATGAGTGGTGTTCTGCTATGTGACTTCGCGATACAAGACTTGTCCCCAGTGCTCCGCTTTGTGCCTTTCCCTGGGAGAAATGATTTCTCTGATGAGGAACGGGTTGAAAGGCGCTTCCCTGACAGATTCCGAAGTGTGTCCATCAGCCAAGGCATGCTGTGCTTTGTGCACATTGACAATGACTTCCATGGGCCGCCTCCTGCGAGAAAAAGCCGAGGCCAGCAGAAGCGGCCTACCCAGGAAATCACCGTTTGGACGTTGGACTCCAACAAGTTCGAGTGGAAGCTACATCATGTGATCAACCTGGATTCTCTCTGGGCGCAACCTGGCTACCTAGATCTGCACATAGATCAGCGTCTTCCTGAGTTCCCAACCATCAGCTTGGATGACCCGAATGTTCTTTGCTGCCTGTTAACAGAGGAGGAGTTTGATGGTGATGGGTGGAATATCATGGTTGGCAACAATGCACATCTGCTGTCATGTGTCTCTCTGGGTGCGGAACATCGCCATAACCACCTTCCTGATACCTCCCCACTTCCAACTGTCTTCTGCAAATACCTTGAAAGGCCAACAG GTGGCTTGGTGTCTAATGCTAGGATCTTTACTATATGGGCGCTAAGGGTACACGCAGAGCGATATCACATCAGAGAAGATGTCACATATTTTTCTAGCATTCTTGTTTGCCTTGCAAATTCATTATGCTAG